From Fibrobacter sp. UWB4, the proteins below share one genomic window:
- a CDS encoding dTDP-glucose 4,6-dehydratase → MKRSIVITGGAGFIGSHVVRLFVNKYPEYKIINLDKLTYAGNLANLKDVEDKPNYKFVKMDICDFDAFYKLMQDEQVDGIIHLAAESHVDRSIKDPFTFARTNVMGTLTLLQAAKLYWESLPEKYEGKRFYHISTDEVYGALKMNHPEGITPPFTTTASSSEHHLAYGDDFFYETTKYTPHSPYSASKAGSDHFVRAFHDTYGMPTIVTNCSNNYGPYQFPEKLIPLFINNIRHKKPLPVYGKGENVRDWLFVEDHARAIDVIFHNGKIAETYNIGGFNEWKNIDIIKVVIKTVDKLLGRAEGEDLNLITYVTDRLGHDARYAIDSTKLQKELGWEPSLQFEEGIEKTVRWYLDNQEWLDNITSGDYEKYYEKMYGNR, encoded by the coding sequence ATGAAACGATCTATTGTTATTACAGGCGGAGCAGGCTTTATCGGTAGCCATGTCGTGCGCCTGTTCGTGAACAAGTATCCTGAATACAAGATTATCAACCTCGACAAGCTTACATACGCAGGCAATCTCGCAAACCTCAAGGATGTCGAAGATAAGCCGAACTACAAGTTCGTCAAGATGGACATCTGCGACTTCGACGCGTTCTACAAGCTCATGCAGGATGAACAGGTCGATGGCATCATCCATCTTGCGGCAGAAAGCCATGTGGACCGTTCCATCAAGGATCCGTTCACTTTTGCTCGTACGAACGTCATGGGCACGCTCACGCTTTTGCAGGCTGCCAAGCTCTACTGGGAAAGCCTCCCGGAAAAGTACGAGGGCAAGCGCTTCTATCACATTTCGACGGATGAAGTTTACGGCGCTCTCAAGATGAACCACCCGGAGGGCATCACGCCTCCGTTCACGACGACAGCCTCCAGTTCGGAACACCATTTGGCTTACGGTGACGATTTCTTCTACGAGACGACGAAGTACACGCCGCACTCCCCGTATTCTGCTTCGAAGGCTGGCTCCGACCATTTCGTGCGCGCGTTCCACGACACCTACGGCATGCCGACGATCGTCACGAACTGCTCCAACAACTATGGCCCGTACCAGTTCCCCGAAAAGCTCATTCCGCTGTTCATCAACAACATCCGCCACAAGAAGCCTCTCCCGGTTTACGGCAAGGGCGAAAACGTTCGCGACTGGCTCTTTGTCGAAGACCACGCCCGCGCGATTGACGTGATTTTCCACAATGGCAAAATTGCTGAAACTTACAACATCGGCGGCTTCAACGAATGGAAGAACATCGACATCATCAAGGTCGTCATCAAGACCGTCGATAAGCTCCTTGGCCGCGCCGAAGGCGAAGACCTGAACCTGATTACCTACGTGACGGATCGCCTGGGCCACGACGCCCGCTATGCGATTGACTCCACCAAGCTCCAGAAGGAACTCGGCTGGGAACCGTCGTTGCAGTTCGAAGAAGGCATCGAAAAGACTGTGCGCTGGTACTTGGACAACCAGGAATGGCTGGACAACATCACGAGCGGCGACTACGAAAAGTATTACGAAAAAATGTACGGAAACAGGTAA